A genomic region of Zalophus californianus isolate mZalCal1 chromosome 11, mZalCal1.pri.v2, whole genome shotgun sequence contains the following coding sequences:
- the LOC113914052 gene encoding 10 kDa heat shock protein, mitochondrial-like, protein MAGQAFRKFLSLFDRVLVERSAAETVTKGGIMLPEKSQGKVLQATVVAVGSGSKGKGEEIEPVSVKVGDKVLLPEYGGTKVVLDDKDSFLFRDGDILG, encoded by the coding sequence ATGGCAGGGCAGGCGTTTAGaaagtttctttccctctttgaCCGAGTTTTAGTTGAAAGGAGTGCAGCTGAAACTGTAACCAAAGGAGGTATTAtgcttccagaaaaatctcaaggaaaagtGTTGCAAGCAACAGTAGTAGCTGTTGGATCAGGCTCTAAAGGAAAGGGTGAAGAGATTGAACCAGTTAGTGTGAAAGTTGGAGATAAAGTTCTTCTCCCAGAATATGGAGGCACCAAAGTAGTTCTAGATGACAAGGATTCTTTCTTATTTAGAGATGGTGACATTCTCGGATAG